The proteins below come from a single Candidatus Zixiibacteriota bacterium genomic window:
- a CDS encoding FeoB-associated Cys-rich membrane protein, with the protein MFELIIVTVVVIAAAWYVGKTLWKESKGQGCAGCNCTSQGKKLHKFVRIKNIGPKKL; encoded by the coding sequence ATGTTTGAGCTAATTATTGTTACTGTCGTTGTTATTGCCGCCGCCTGGTATGTCGGAAAAACTTTATGGAAAGAAAGTAAGGGGCAGGGATGCGCTGGTTGTAATTGTACTTCGCAGGGGAAAAAATTGCATAAATTCGTCAGAATAAAAAACATTGGTCCGAAGAAGTTATAA